A genomic window from Pseudomonadota bacterium includes:
- a CDS encoding sulfite exporter TauE/SafE family protein: protein MVSLNKEGAPGEIKDISIMFMDMTVGKIVALIVVGLIGGLLSGFIGSGGAFVMTPAMMSLGAPGAVAVASNMCHKFPKAMVGTYKRFKYGQVDLKLAAVMAATAIIGVQIGIKIQKYILSHWGNAGSNLYVSVIFVIVLVFVGGYVCYDAYKLSKKGDSDEGHQVSPLALKMQKIELWPMMNFKVAKVRISAWITVPVGLLTGMLAATIAVGGFIGVPGMIYVIGASAVVASATELGIAFVMGAWGSIQWGLSGLIDIRMTLLILSASLIGVQLGALGTTYVKDYMIKIVMAATMLIVAVSRGAKIPGYLADIGWSAPLDHGLASVLNSVSFWALVAALGTSGIIISIAMTYGMMKDRAEKKQIVETAVSHG from the coding sequence ATGGTCAGCCTCAACAAGGAAGGCGCCCCCGGAGAAATCAAGGACATCTCCATCATGTTCATGGACATGACGGTGGGTAAAATCGTCGCCCTGATCGTGGTCGGTCTGATCGGCGGGCTCCTTTCCGGCTTCATCGGTTCCGGCGGCGCCTTCGTCATGACCCCGGCCATGATGTCGCTCGGCGCGCCCGGCGCAGTAGCGGTCGCGAGCAACATGTGCCATAAATTCCCCAAGGCGATGGTCGGAACCTACAAGCGGTTCAAGTACGGCCAGGTCGACCTGAAACTTGCCGCCGTCATGGCCGCCACCGCGATCATCGGCGTCCAGATCGGGATCAAGATCCAGAAGTATATCCTCAGCCACTGGGGCAACGCCGGTTCAAACCTCTACGTCAGCGTGATTTTTGTTATCGTGCTGGTGTTCGTCGGCGGTTATGTTTGTTACGATGCCTACAAGCTTTCCAAGAAGGGCGACAGCGACGAGGGACATCAGGTCTCTCCGCTTGCCCTGAAGATGCAGAAAATCGAGTTGTGGCCGATGATGAACTTCAAGGTTGCCAAGGTCCGGATCTCCGCCTGGATCACCGTGCCCGTAGGCCTCCTCACCGGCATGCTGGCCGCCACCATCGCGGTCGGCGGTTTCATCGGCGTTCCCGGCATGATTTACGTGATCGGCGCATCCGCCGTGGTCGCTTCAGCCACCGAGCTCGGCATCGCCTTTGTGATGGGCGCCTGGGGTTCCATCCAGTGGGGTCTCTCCGGTCTGATCGACATCCGGATGACCTTGCTGATCCTCTCCGCTTCCCTGATCGGCGTGCAGCTCGGCGCCCTTGGCACCACCTATGTGAAAGACTACATGATCAAGATCGTCATGGCCGCCACCATGCTGATCGTCGCAGTCAGCCGCGGCGCCAAGATCCCCGGCTACCTGGCCGATATCGGCTGGAGTGCTCCTCTGGATCACGGCCTCGCTTCCGTCCTGAACAGTGTCAGCTTCTGGGCCCTGGTTGCCGCTCTCGGCACCTCCGGCATTATCATCTCAATAGCCATGACTTACGGCATGATGAAAGACCGGGCTGAGAAGAAACAGATCGTGGAGACGGCGGTCAGCCATGGCTAA